A genomic segment from Candidatus Viadribacter manganicus encodes:
- a CDS encoding Yip1 family protein, which translates to MTTDALYTGERSGLMARARDILIRPVSEWRRIAGEEPLPLIGSYVLPLAVIGAVAGFVASVLYAGVFEINAALVWKAVSAALYVVFAVLCVRIAGWAINMVAPRFGAEANSGRAGQLAAYASTPILVAGLAAIAPPITGVVVGAGVIYAFVLLALGVQPVMPVSDPENNVPRFTLSIVGVAIVVVAAFATFVGPLINTGRDALSDAIETVAPPPPPPALPITSAAEDAISRLSQANATMLLIDAARLEEQFPDTLPSGFARQSVTYAQRGGVSRADAVYRTEGAALLLAIIQFSNDVDPAAFATLLAIKPDGPNEGGYARTQSIDGRFYAEEVGAQSARYVVIGRGVVMIAEGRVTMDQARAAIETIGLPRLETMYGR; encoded by the coding sequence ATGACCACAGACGCGCTCTATACGGGTGAACGGTCGGGCTTGATGGCGCGGGCGCGCGACATCTTGATCCGTCCGGTTTCGGAGTGGCGGCGTATCGCCGGCGAAGAGCCCCTCCCGCTCATCGGCTCTTATGTGTTGCCGCTCGCCGTCATCGGCGCCGTCGCCGGGTTTGTTGCGAGCGTGCTTTATGCAGGCGTTTTTGAGATCAACGCCGCCTTGGTGTGGAAGGCCGTGTCAGCGGCGCTTTATGTCGTTTTTGCCGTGCTCTGCGTGCGGATCGCCGGCTGGGCCATCAATATGGTGGCGCCACGCTTCGGCGCTGAAGCAAACAGTGGGCGCGCTGGGCAACTTGCGGCGTACGCGTCGACTCCGATCTTGGTCGCTGGGCTCGCTGCAATCGCGCCGCCTATCACCGGCGTGGTCGTGGGTGCTGGCGTCATCTACGCGTTTGTCTTGCTCGCGCTGGGCGTTCAGCCCGTTATGCCGGTGTCGGATCCAGAAAATAACGTACCGCGTTTCACGCTCTCGATCGTGGGTGTTGCGATTGTCGTTGTCGCGGCTTTCGCGACGTTCGTGGGACCGCTTATCAATACTGGGCGAGATGCGTTGAGCGACGCGATCGAAACTGTTGCGCCGCCACCGCCGCCACCGGCCCTGCCTATAACGTCCGCGGCTGAAGACGCGATCAGCCGTCTCTCGCAAGCCAACGCCACGATGCTCCTCATCGATGCGGCGCGGCTTGAAGAGCAGTTTCCAGATACATTGCCGAGCGGCTTTGCACGTCAATCGGTGACGTACGCGCAACGCGGCGGCGTCTCCCGCGCCGATGCCGTCTATCGCACCGAAGGCGCGGCGCTCTTGCTCGCAATCATTCAGTTCAGCAACGATGTCGATCCGGCCGCGTTTGCAACGTTGCTAGCGATCAAGCCGGATGGCCCAAATGAAGGCGGCTATGCGCGCACGCAATCGATCGATGGGCGGTTTTACGCTGAAGAGGTTGGCGCCCAATCCGCGCGCTATGTTGTGATCGGCCGAGGCGTAGTCATGATTGCTGAAGGGCGCGTCACGATGGATCAGGCGCGTGCCGCTATCGAAACCATCGGCCTTCCGCGTCTCGAAACCATGTACGGCCGCTGA
- a CDS encoding Yip1 family protein: protein MSADNENTPPKGHRFNVEEARARAEQALRKSEFILSRAYGLLREPKKEWEQIKAEETTIPRILIGYVAPLAAIPPVCDLIGSALFNRLLTIEPGEALVRAVVTWVVSIGLVYFLGVLVNVLADTFDGDRNELNAQKIAAYSLTPSFLSGVFSLWPPLWWISLFALAAMVYIMHRGLPILMKSPEDRALSYAASVTVAALVAAIVLFSLASCVA from the coding sequence ATGTCGGCTGACAACGAAAACACGCCGCCCAAGGGCCATCGCTTCAACGTCGAAGAAGCGCGTGCGCGCGCCGAGCAGGCGCTGCGGAAGTCTGAGTTCATTCTCTCACGTGCTTACGGCTTGCTGCGCGAGCCGAAAAAGGAATGGGAGCAGATCAAGGCCGAAGAGACGACGATCCCGCGTATCTTGATCGGCTATGTCGCGCCGCTCGCGGCGATCCCGCCTGTTTGCGATTTGATCGGCTCGGCGCTCTTTAATCGTTTGCTGACGATCGAGCCGGGTGAGGCGCTCGTGCGCGCCGTCGTCACCTGGGTCGTGAGCATCGGGCTCGTTTATTTTCTTGGCGTTCTGGTCAATGTGCTGGCCGATACGTTCGATGGCGATCGTAACGAGCTCAACGCTCAAAAGATCGCTGCCTATTCGCTGACGCCGTCGTTTCTGTCTGGCGTGTTCTCGCTCTGGCCGCCGCTCTGGTGGATCTCGCTCTTCGCGCTCGCAGCGATGGTTTACATCATGCATCGCGGGCTGCCGATCTTGATGAAGTCGCCGGAGGACCGCGCGTTGAGCTACGCGGCGAGCGTTACTGTTGCTGCGCTCGTAGCGGCCATCGTGCTCTTCTCGTTGGCGAGCTGCGTAGCTTAA
- a CDS encoding Yip1 family protein — MTFDPSSAATAGLVERVKNILLTPQAEWDKIDAEPADVNKIYMGYVLPLAVLGAICGFIGMSVFGLNLFGTTYRVPMVTGAVTAVMQVVMGLVGVFVMAFIANALAPTFGSQQNMGQAHKLAAYGSTAGFLAGVFAIFPPIAMLGIVGLYSLYLIYVGLPKMMKTPEDKRIGYFLSIIVVAIIAGVILNVLMGLVRGPLGVGAAPGFG; from the coding sequence ATGACATTTGATCCATCAAGCGCCGCTACAGCCGGGCTCGTTGAGCGTGTGAAGAACATCCTGCTCACGCCTCAGGCGGAGTGGGACAAGATCGACGCGGAACCCGCGGACGTGAACAAGATCTACATGGGCTATGTGCTGCCGCTTGCGGTGTTGGGCGCGATCTGCGGCTTTATCGGCATGTCCGTGTTCGGCTTGAATCTGTTCGGCACGACATATCGCGTGCCAATGGTGACCGGCGCCGTGACTGCGGTGATGCAGGTCGTTATGGGGCTCGTTGGCGTGTTCGTGATGGCGTTTATCGCCAATGCGCTGGCGCCTACATTCGGCTCACAGCAAAATATGGGGCAGGCGCACAAGCTCGCTGCCTATGGATCGACCGCAGGCTTTCTTGCCGGCGTGTTCGCGATTTTCCCGCCGATTGCGATGCTCGGCATCGTAGGGCTTTACTCGCTCTATCTCATCTATGTCGGCCTGCCGAAGATGATGAAGACGCCTGAGGACAAGCGGATCGGGTACTTCCTGAGCATTATTGTGGTCGCCATCATCGCCGGCGTCATCCTCAACGTTCTAATGGGACTGGTGCGTGGGCCACTTGGCGTAGGCGCGGCGCCGGGGTTCGGCTAA
- a CDS encoding acyloxyacyl hydrolase, producing the protein MRVTGAGVAAFGAMMALAPQAHAGIDEIHVGVMQHNICVTDCKNADKEDGPNVEFQVSFDSPDFLNWAGAPQPYIMASVNTAGDTSFAGFGLEWRWEFAENWAIEPGLGYVIHDGETENPYTPGTPENTAFSEQHLLLGSEDLFRTSIGLTHDFQGPWEGQIFFEHLSHGQIIGSGHNQGVDQLGIRIGYQLGG; encoded by the coding sequence ATGCGGGTGACGGGTGCTGGGGTTGCTGCTTTTGGCGCGATGATGGCGCTCGCGCCGCAAGCCCATGCAGGCATCGATGAAATCCACGTCGGCGTGATGCAGCACAATATCTGCGTCACCGATTGCAAGAACGCGGACAAGGAAGACGGACCGAACGTCGAGTTTCAGGTCTCGTTTGACTCGCCGGATTTTCTGAATTGGGCCGGCGCGCCGCAGCCCTACATCATGGCCTCGGTCAACACGGCCGGTGACACGAGCTTTGCCGGCTTCGGTCTCGAATGGCGCTGGGAGTTCGCCGAGAACTGGGCGATCGAGCCGGGTCTTGGTTACGTTATCCACGACGGCGAGACAGAAAATCCGTACACGCCAGGCACGCCGGAGAACACGGCGTTCTCCGAACAACATTTGCTGCTTGGTTCGGAAGATCTTTTCCGCACATCGATCGGCCTCACGCATGACTTTCAAGGTCCATGGGAGGGGCAGATCTTTTTCGAGCACCTGAGCCATGGCCAAATTATCGGCAGCGGGCACAATCAGGGCGTCGATCAGCTCGGCATCCGTATCGGCTATCAGCTCGGCGGCTGA
- the serA gene encoding phosphoglycerate dehydrogenase — MPKVLISDELSEAAVNIFKTRGIEVDFQPQLGPDAAKLKEVIGNYDGLAIRSATKVKPDIIAAAKNLKVIGRAGIGVDNVDIPAATAKGIVVMNTPFGNSITTAEHAIALMFAAARQIAVADASTQAGKWEKNRFMGRELYAKTLGLIGCGNIGSIVADRALGLKMKVIAYDPFLSAERAVQLGVEKVELEELLPRADVISLHVPMTDKTKNILSREALAMTKPGIIIVNAARGGLVDEAALREALESEHVAAAGFDVFTVEPAKENVLFGAPNFIATPHLGASTNEAQENVALQVAEQMSDYLLTGAVTNALNMPSITAEEAPRLKPFAALAEKLGAFAGQIVDEGLEEVEIEYEGDVTKLNMKPLTAAALAGVLRPLLQDVNVVSAPALMKERGAALTESTRETSPTYDSLIRIKVKTGGGWRTLAGAVIAGQPRIVEVKGMALEAPFQANTLYINNSDKPGFIGALGTLLGDAQINIATFHLGREAAGAEAIALVGVDQPLSDPDMAKLKALPQVRYAKLLRF; from the coding sequence ATGCCAAAAGTCCTCATCAGCGACGAACTCAGCGAAGCCGCCGTCAATATTTTCAAGACGCGCGGGATCGAAGTCGATTTCCAGCCGCAGCTTGGCCCTGACGCGGCGAAGTTGAAGGAGGTCATCGGCAATTACGATGGTCTAGCCATCCGTTCGGCGACCAAAGTGAAGCCGGACATCATCGCTGCCGCGAAGAATCTGAAGGTCATCGGGCGCGCAGGCATCGGCGTCGACAATGTCGATATACCGGCCGCGACCGCCAAAGGCATCGTGGTGATGAATACCCCGTTCGGCAATTCGATAACCACGGCGGAGCACGCGATTGCGCTCATGTTCGCAGCGGCGCGTCAGATCGCCGTCGCGGATGCATCGACCCAAGCCGGCAAGTGGGAAAAAAATCGCTTCATGGGCCGCGAGCTCTACGCAAAGACGCTCGGCCTCATTGGTTGCGGCAATATCGGTTCAATTGTTGCGGATCGCGCGCTTGGCTTGAAGATGAAGGTCATAGCCTATGATCCATTTCTCAGCGCAGAGCGCGCCGTACAGCTCGGCGTGGAGAAGGTAGAGCTGGAAGAGTTGCTGCCGCGCGCTGATGTGATCTCGCTGCATGTGCCAATGACCGATAAGACCAAGAACATTCTCTCGCGCGAAGCGCTGGCGATGACCAAACCGGGTATCATCATCGTCAACGCGGCGCGTGGCGGATTGGTCGATGAGGCGGCTCTTCGCGAGGCGCTCGAAAGCGAGCACGTCGCCGCTGCAGGCTTCGACGTATTTACGGTCGAGCCGGCGAAGGAGAACGTGCTCTTCGGAGCGCCGAACTTCATCGCAACGCCGCATCTGGGCGCCTCCACCAATGAAGCGCAAGAAAACGTAGCGCTGCAGGTGGCCGAGCAGATGAGCGATTATCTGCTGACGGGCGCCGTCACCAACGCGCTCAACATGCCCTCGATCACCGCGGAAGAAGCGCCGCGCCTGAAGCCGTTTGCGGCGCTAGCTGAGAAGCTCGGCGCGTTTGCGGGCCAGATCGTCGATGAGGGCCTGGAAGAAGTGGAAATCGAATACGAAGGCGATGTCACCAAATTGAACATGAAGCCGTTGACGGCGGCTGCGCTTGCCGGTGTGTTGCGGCCACTGTTGCAGGACGTAAATGTCGTCTCTGCGCCGGCTCTGATGAAAGAGCGCGGTGCGGCGCTGACTGAGAGCACGCGCGAGACGTCGCCGACTTATGACAGTCTCATTCGGATCAAGGTAAAGACGGGCGGCGGCTGGCGCACGCTTGCCGGCGCAGTCATTGCCGGGCAACCGCGGATTGTCGAAGTGAAGGGGATGGCGCTGGAGGCGCCTTTCCAGGCCAACACGCTCTACATCAACAATTCCGATAAGCCGGGCTTTATCGGCGCGCTTGGTACTTTGCTCGGCGATGCGCAAATCAACATTGCGACGTTCCATCTGGGACGCGAAGCAGCGGGCGCTGAGGCGATCGCGCTGGTTGGCGTCGACCAGCCCTTGTCCGATCCAGACATGGCCAAGCTCAAGGCGCTGCCGCAGGTTCGCTACGCAAAGTTGCTGCGGTTCTAG
- a CDS encoding adenylosuccinate synthase, whose product MAGVVVVGAQWGDEGKGKIVDWLCNRADVVVRFQGGHNAGHTLVVGNTTYKLALLPSGVVQGKLSIIGNGVVVDPWALASEIEKIEAQGVKISPKMLVLSDQAALILPFHRDLDAAREAQAGVASIGTTKRGIGPAYEDKVGRRAIRVADLADPEAISWKIERLTAHHNALRKGLDLPEIDVTALKKQLAEIAPKVLQYAQPAWRVLNAAFEDSKRVLFEGAQGMLLDVDHGTYPFVTSSNVAAGQASAGSGVGPRKISYVLGLVKAYTTRVGAGPFPTELNDENGKRLGEVGREVGTNTGRARRCGWFDSVLVRQSIALSGIDGIALTKLDVLDGFDEIKICTGYKLGDKVIDYLPASLKDQAAVTPIYETLEGWKSTTQGVRTSKDLPANAIKYIRRIEELIGCPAAIVSTSPERDDVILMRDPFKA is encoded by the coding sequence ATGGCTGGCGTAGTCGTCGTCGGAGCCCAGTGGGGCGACGAGGGCAAAGGCAAGATCGTTGACTGGTTGTGCAACCGTGCGGACGTCGTTGTGCGCTTCCAGGGCGGCCACAATGCGGGCCATACGCTCGTTGTCGGAAACACCACCTACAAGCTGGCGCTGCTGCCTTCTGGTGTCGTGCAGGGTAAACTGTCGATCATCGGCAATGGCGTTGTCGTCGATCCTTGGGCGCTGGCGAGCGAGATCGAGAAGATCGAAGCGCAGGGTGTGAAGATCAGCCCGAAGATGCTGGTGCTGTCGGATCAGGCCGCGCTGATTTTGCCGTTCCACCGTGATCTCGACGCCGCGCGCGAAGCGCAGGCTGGCGTCGCTTCGATCGGCACTACAAAGCGCGGTATCGGCCCCGCCTACGAGGACAAGGTTGGCCGCCGTGCAATACGTGTTGCCGATCTCGCAGACCCAGAAGCGATCAGCTGGAAAATCGAGCGTCTGACCGCGCACCACAACGCGCTGCGCAAGGGCCTCGATCTGCCCGAGATCGATGTGACGGCGCTGAAGAAGCAATTGGCCGAGATCGCGCCAAAGGTTTTGCAATATGCACAACCGGCTTGGCGTGTGCTCAATGCCGCGTTCGAAGATTCAAAGCGTGTCTTGTTCGAAGGCGCCCAGGGTATGCTGCTCGACGTCGATCACGGCACCTATCCGTTCGTGACCTCGTCTAACGTTGCAGCTGGACAGGCTTCGGCAGGCTCGGGCGTTGGCCCGCGTAAGATCAGCTATGTGCTGGGACTGGTGAAAGCGTACACGACGCGCGTCGGCGCAGGTCCGTTCCCGACTGAGTTGAATGACGAAAACGGCAAACGCCTCGGCGAAGTCGGTCGCGAAGTCGGCACCAATACCGGCCGCGCGCGCCGCTGTGGCTGGTTCGATTCCGTTCTCGTGCGCCAATCGATCGCGCTCTCGGGCATCGATGGCATCGCGCTTACAAAGCTCGATGTGCTCGATGGCTTCGATGAGATCAAAATCTGCACCGGCTACAAGCTCGGCGATAAGGTGATCGATTATTTGCCGGCCAGTTTGAAAGATCAAGCTGCCGTCACGCCGATCTACGAAACGCTCGAGGGTTGGAAATCGACCACGCAGGGCGTGCGCACGTCGAAGGATTTGCCGGCAAACGCCATCAAGTACATCCGCCGCATCGAAGAGCTGATCGGTTGCCCGGCGGCGATCGTGTCCACTAGCCCGGAACGCGATGACGTCATCCTGATGCGCGACCCGTTCAAGGCATAG
- a CDS encoding patatin-like phospholipase family protein, whose amino-acid sequence MGAHLRERFQRPGPKRVLALDGGGSRGLLSLGVLAQLERRLAERSGQGDKFRLSHYFDLIGGTSTGAIIATTLALGWRVSEVVDLYFKLLPAIFERPQVPGPLRVLIPAFKNKALTQALNEYLGDRMLNSEDLQTGLAIHAKRIDSGSAWILVNNPDWCYFDAKSGSDGIANSDFYLRDLVQSSAAAPTYFADVRVPLTRDKRGNVSGYAHFFDGGVSPNNNPALQLLLTVTEPAFGFNWATGEDKLLIWSVGTGYVRKRFEKRNRKRRSSAKSIGDFRKLAYSSKVMAALEGYNHDICQQQITTLQMLSNPRFPWYVNSEVRMQTATQLLTSKPVLTYQRYDARLEVAEADERRPEHIESLLGHEMKPKQVEQLRKLDIKDRELLDILYRTGEALGAAQLIHRDSTDAHVRTSAAIGPDWPPAEFDPWRPAAPVASPPAPEAPPADSPPQA is encoded by the coding sequence ATGGGCGCTCATTTGCGCGAAAGGTTTCAAAGGCCAGGTCCGAAGCGTGTTTTGGCGTTGGATGGCGGCGGCTCACGCGGACTGCTGAGCCTTGGGGTTCTCGCGCAGCTTGAGCGGCGCCTCGCTGAGCGCAGCGGGCAGGGCGACAAATTCCGCCTCTCGCACTATTTCGATCTCATTGGTGGAACCTCCACCGGCGCCATTATAGCGACGACGCTGGCGCTGGGATGGCGCGTAAGCGAAGTCGTTGATCTCTATTTCAAGCTGTTGCCTGCGATTTTCGAGCGTCCGCAAGTGCCGGGGCCGCTGCGTGTTTTGATCCCGGCGTTCAAGAACAAGGCGCTGACGCAAGCGCTGAACGAATATCTCGGCGACCGCATGCTGAACTCAGAGGACTTGCAGACGGGCCTCGCTATTCACGCCAAACGCATCGATAGCGGCTCGGCCTGGATTCTCGTGAACAACCCGGACTGGTGCTATTTCGATGCCAAGTCTGGAAGCGATGGCATCGCCAACTCGGATTTCTATCTGCGCGATCTGGTTCAATCGTCCGCTGCCGCGCCGACATATTTTGCCGATGTGCGCGTGCCGCTGACGCGCGATAAGCGCGGCAACGTTTCGGGCTACGCGCACTTCTTCGATGGCGGTGTCAGCCCCAACAACAATCCGGCGCTGCAATTGCTGCTCACCGTGACGGAGCCTGCGTTCGGATTCAACTGGGCGACCGGTGAAGATAAGTTGCTGATCTGGTCAGTCGGTACGGGCTATGTCCGCAAGCGCTTCGAGAAGCGCAATCGCAAGCGTCGCTCAAGCGCCAAGTCGATCGGTGATTTCCGCAAGCTCGCTTATTCCAGTAAGGTGATGGCCGCGCTCGAAGGCTACAACCACGATATCTGTCAACAGCAGATCACGACGCTGCAAATGCTCTCGAACCCACGCTTTCCTTGGTACGTGAATTCGGAAGTGCGGATGCAGACCGCGACGCAATTGCTGACGTCAAAGCCGGTGCTGACCTACCAGCGTTACGATGCGCGTCTGGAAGTCGCTGAAGCAGATGAGCGCCGGCCTGAGCATATCGAGAGCCTGCTCGGCCATGAGATGAAGCCCAAGCAGGTCGAACAGCTGCGTAAGCTCGACATCAAGGACAGGGAGCTTCTGGATATCCTCTATCGCACCGGGGAGGCGCTCGGCGCGGCGCAATTGATCCATCGCGACTCAACCGACGCCCATGTGCGCACCAGCGCCGCGATTGGCCCCGATTGGCCGCCGGCGGAGTTCGATCCGTGGCGTCCGGCGGCGCCAGTTGCGAGTCCGCCCGCGCCTGAGGCGCCTCCGGCTGATTCGCCACCCCAAGCTTGA
- a CDS encoding acyloxyacyl hydrolase, producing MKLKVLGSTLLLAIAVMTMPAHAEIEEVRVGAVGNIRDDHGEIVEGKHEGANVELEFVSNSPDFLNIIGSPRPYFFGSIATEDDGVNFGGVGVLWRWELADGWAFEPGFGYIIHDGEIDNPYPEGSPEGIAFEADNQLLGSRDLFRTTFALEREFGDRAAMQLYWEHMSHGQILDEGRNQGLDYVGLRFLYRFDPDTAQD from the coding sequence ATGAAATTGAAGGTGCTTGGCTCGACGCTGCTCTTGGCGATCGCGGTCATGACGATGCCTGCACATGCGGAGATTGAAGAAGTTCGCGTCGGCGCGGTCGGCAACATCCGCGACGATCACGGCGAGATCGTTGAGGGCAAGCATGAGGGCGCGAATGTCGAGCTTGAGTTCGTTTCCAATTCGCCCGACTTTCTCAACATAATCGGTTCGCCGCGCCCGTACTTTTTTGGCTCGATCGCGACTGAAGATGACGGCGTGAACTTTGGCGGCGTCGGCGTTCTGTGGCGCTGGGAATTGGCGGACGGGTGGGCGTTTGAGCCGGGCTTTGGCTACATCATCCACGACGGTGAGATCGATAACCCGTATCCGGAAGGCTCGCCCGAAGGTATTGCGTTCGAGGCGGACAATCAGCTGCTAGGTTCCCGCGACTTGTTCCGGACGACATTTGCGCTGGAGCGCGAGTTCGGTGATCGAGCCGCCATGCAGCTGTATTGGGAGCACATGAGCCACGGCCAAATTCTCGATGAAGGCCGAAATCAAGGGCTCGATTACGTCGGGTTGCGCTTTCTCTACCGTTTCGACCCCGACACAGCGCAGGACTGA
- a CDS encoding phosphoserine transaminase, with protein sequence MTGTAKPAVRPADPRFSSGPTKKRPGWSTDALKDATLGRSHRAKPGKAKLKEAIDRTRAILGVPDTHKIAIVPASDTGAVEMAMWSMLGARPVDIFAWESFGEEWVTDAKQLKLDAKVHGAGYGALPKLELARKDADIIFTQNGTTSGVRVPNFDWIAADREGITINDATSAVFAQAIDWSKCDVTTFSWQKVLGGEAAHGMLILSPRAIARLESFTPDRPIPKIFRLTKKGKVDLEIFEGSTINTPSLLATEDYIDALKWAEALGGLAALQARADANTKVLADWAAKTAWIDFLAIDPATRSNTSVCLKVVDPRVAALSEDAQAEFAKKLASLLEKEGVAFDAASYRSAPPGLRIWCGATIDASDVAALTPWIEWAFATLVAELETKAA encoded by the coding sequence ATGACAGGTACCGCTAAGCCGGCAGTGCGCCCGGCTGATCCCCGCTTTTCGTCGGGTCCCACAAAAAAACGTCCGGGCTGGAGCACTGACGCGTTGAAGGACGCGACGCTGGGTCGTTCGCACCGCGCAAAGCCCGGCAAAGCCAAGCTCAAAGAAGCAATTGATCGCACGCGCGCCATTTTGGGCGTGCCGGACACGCACAAGATTGCGATCGTTCCGGCCTCGGACACAGGCGCTGTCGAGATGGCGATGTGGTCGATGCTTGGCGCGCGACCGGTTGATATTTTCGCCTGGGAGAGCTTTGGCGAAGAATGGGTGACCGACGCCAAGCAGCTGAAGCTCGATGCGAAGGTGCATGGCGCCGGATACGGCGCGCTGCCGAAGCTCGAGCTGGCGCGCAAGGACGCGGACATCATCTTCACGCAGAACGGCACGACGTCCGGCGTGCGCGTGCCGAATTTCGATTGGATCGCGGCAGATCGCGAAGGCATCACCATCAACGATGCGACGAGCGCTGTTTTCGCGCAGGCGATCGATTGGTCGAAGTGCGATGTGACGACGTTTTCGTGGCAGAAAGTGCTGGGCGGCGAGGCCGCGCACGGCATGCTGATCTTGAGCCCGCGTGCGATTGCGCGGCTTGAGAGCTTCACACCCGACCGGCCCATCCCCAAGATCTTCCGCTTGACCAAGAAAGGCAAAGTCGACCTTGAGATATTCGAAGGCTCGACGATCAACACGCCTTCTTTGCTCGCCACGGAAGATTACATCGACGCGCTGAAATGGGCCGAAGCGCTTGGCGGGCTGGCGGCGCTGCAAGCGCGCGCCGACGCAAACACCAAAGTTCTGGCCGATTGGGCGGCGAAGACGGCGTGGATCGATTTCCTCGCCATTGATCCGGCAACGCGTTCGAACACCAGCGTGTGTCTCAAAGTGGTCGATCCGCGCGTTGCTGCGTTGAGCGAAGATGCGCAAGCTGAGTTCGCCAAGAAGCTCGCCTCGCTGTTGGAGAAGGAGGGCGTTGCGTTCGATGCGGCTTCCTATCGCTCGGCGCCTCCAGGGCTTCGGATCTGGTGCGGCGCGACCATTGACGCCTCGGATGTCGCCGCGTTGACGCCATGGATCGAATGGGCGTTTGCGACGCTCGTCGCCGAACTCGAAACCAAAGCCGCCTAG
- the rpoH gene encoding RNA polymerase sigma factor RpoH, whose translation MASTALTLALSPEQGLQRYLSEIRKFPMLTKENEFMLAKSWQEHGDTQAAHQLVTSHLRLVAKIAMGYRGYGLPIGEVISEGNVGLMQAVKKFDPDKGFRLATYAMWWIRASIQEYILRSWSLVKMGTTAAQKKLFFNLRRMKGEMAALEEGDLRPEHVATIAHKLAVTEEEVISMNRRMSGGGDASLNAPIGGASGEGDSEWMDWLADDSVEGTQETRLAENEEFSERMTLLQEAMGELNERERHIIQERRLKDEPATLEELSVQYGVSRERVRQIEVRAFEKLQKAMKKQAGSRGLLTDATA comes from the coding sequence ATGGCATCTACCGCGCTCACACTTGCACTCAGCCCGGAGCAAGGGCTGCAACGGTATCTCTCAGAGATCCGCAAGTTTCCGATGCTCACCAAAGAAAACGAATTCATGCTGGCAAAGAGCTGGCAGGAGCACGGCGACACCCAAGCCGCGCACCAGTTGGTCACGTCCCACCTCCGCCTCGTGGCGAAGATCGCCATGGGCTATCGCGGCTACGGCCTGCCGATCGGAGAAGTCATCTCCGAAGGCAATGTCGGCCTTATGCAGGCTGTGAAGAAGTTCGACCCAGATAAGGGTTTCCGCCTCGCGACGTACGCGATGTGGTGGATCCGCGCGTCGATCCAGGAATACATCCTGCGCTCATGGTCGCTCGTAAAGATGGGCACCACCGCCGCACAGAAGAAGCTGTTCTTCAACCTCCGCCGCATGAAGGGCGAGATGGCCGCGCTTGAGGAAGGCGATCTCCGTCCCGAACATGTCGCGACCATCGCCCACAAACTGGCGGTGACGGAAGAGGAAGTCATTTCCATGAACCGCCGCATGAGCGGCGGCGGCGACGCCTCACTCAACGCGCCCATCGGCGGCGCCAGCGGTGAAGGCGATAGCGAATGGATGGACTGGCTCGCCGACGATTCAGTCGAAGGCACACAGGAAACGCGCCTCGCCGAGAACGAAGAGTTCAGCGAACGCATGACGCTTCTCCAAGAGGCCATGGGTGAGTTGAACGAACGCGAACGCCACATCATCCAAGAGCGCCGCTTGAAGGATGAGCCTGCAACGTTGGAAGAGCTTTCAGTGCAGTACGGCGTCAGCCGCGAGCGCGTGCGTCAGATCGAAGTGCGCGCGTTTGAGAAGCTGCAGAAGGCGATGAAGAAACAAGCCGGCTCGCGCGGCCTGCTGACAGACGCAACCGCCTAA